ATTGAGAGAAAACGTTGATGGTTTTGGCACCACTGAGACCAGCTAAGTGCTAGGCGCCCGGAATGCGTGTGCGCCGCCCATTATTTATCAAAACTGATCTCCATTTAGCAAAAGCAGCAGACTACTAGTAGCCTCAGCTAAACTATCACTTTCCACTTTAATCTTTCTAAGACTAAAACCCTAGCTAGCTATCAACTACCTGCATTACACGCTGAAGGACAACGATTTTGAGTTGACCCCCCACGAAATCCCCACGCATTAACCTTTTACAACTCAAATCTACGCAAAATCACAAGTATATATTCTTTCTTCCTTGTAGCAAAGACCCTATCGATCTACCCATAACCTCTAAATCCATCTTCTCCTAGACCTTTTCCTACACGTATAGATATATTTATACATCCTCTACCAATTTTAATGTGCCCCAAATAAACCAAACTCACCCACCGTTAGCATTACATTTTGACCCTAATTCTCCTATACTAGTGAACCCACTTGACCCTATACTGTCACAATCTATCCCTACAAACACATTTGAAAATCCATCTCCAAAAGATCTTCCTCCTCAGCATTCTAATTAAACCCGCCACCATGGCCACGACTTCTTCTAACTCCAAAAGGCACCCAATGTATCATGGAATCCGGTGCCGCGGTGGTAAATGGGTGTCTGAAATCCGGGAGCCACGCAAAACCACTCGTATATGGCTTGGCACATTCCCAAAGCCGGAGATGGCGGCGGCAGCCTATGATGTTGCAGCTCTGGCCCTAAAAGGTAATGGTGCAGTTCTTAACTTCCCAAGTTCTGTTGGGACCTATCCAGTGCCTGCTACTGCATCATCCACTGATATTCGCAATGCAGCTGCCGCTGCTGCTGCATTAAAAAAGGCTGAACTGAGCTACAACGAAGCGTTAGTTGATCAACCTAGAAATGACCACGCCATTGGTGCGTATTTGGCATCAAGTGGAGAAGAATTTGTTGATGAGGAGGCACTGTTTGATATGCCAAATTTGCTGGTGGACATGGCGGGAGGAATGCTGCTTTCGCCACCAAGAATAACCTCGCCACCGTCTGATGATTCACAGGGAAATTCTGATGGAGAAAGTCTGTGGAGCTATTTTTAGTATTGCTCCTTACTAGTGATCTTTACAACTTCATGAATGGATTAACAgcataaagaaagaaacaagaggATATATGGAAGTCATTACTgtgaccttttttcttttttggacgATTTTTCCTGTCCTGAAGTAAGAACTGAGCAACAAGAAAATGATGGAGGTTAGGATGTGAAACGAAaacaggataaaaaaatatacatcaaAGAGTACTGAACCAGTGATCACGTAGTG
This genomic interval from Populus alba chromosome 1, ASM523922v2, whole genome shotgun sequence contains the following:
- the LOC118033811 gene encoding ethylene-responsive transcription factor ERF026, yielding MATTSSNSKRHPMYHGIRCRGGKWVSEIREPRKTTRIWLGTFPKPEMAAAAYDVAALALKGNGAVLNFPSSVGTYPVPATASSTDIRNAAAAAAALKKAELSYNEALVDQPRNDHAIGAYLASSGEEFVDEEALFDMPNLLVDMAGGMLLSPPRITSPPSDDSQGNSDGESLWSYF